Proteins encoded in a region of the Xylocopa sonorina isolate GNS202 chromosome 1, iyXylSono1_principal, whole genome shotgun sequence genome:
- the LOC143432560 gene encoding uncharacterized protein LOC143432560, which produces MGTMGDNFAAVLLLLAPMLSTSESLSLRGNGNSYERNSSPDALTLDPPSTSPPIYECLFIDSTLPVCDTKWMLSSEEDPRNNRNLFNKDVRQRSRRSIDISAMDVVVYTFEGCSLTRLPFSMPSCDGISLNRIVDVQKFRPFPVKGPIEPPFIFPKFNYSEWLRTMTRLKNHVSSTTRDGDRDAIAVEESIQGRTEELMNAATRKETMPNAMAASMNSSNGLSANELIPGNSKHPKSDERFQGKPKETSNGGRAGPPVFSSFSSVEIPSYLQFRDHFSSIESDGAESRDHSKPAHLLDQTNGAAPGIPIIPRNRIIYEQSLEEKESSNGSKELSRLLPGPGIFRRQREISPVSEETRPRGIAGQSIAWQTQRAGKESSSKCKFHFVNLGKHKKRFRGLKCNQPGFVTANTFETAIPSFKKESDSRSKIDPSSDSKTTWRKSASKEATSTKKDGATSRVELPSFRNH; this is translated from the exons ATGGGAACAATGGGGGACAATTTCGCGGCGGTCCTTCTGCTGCTGGCCCCGATGCTCTCGACGAGTGAATCCCTCTCGCTGCGCGGCAACGGGAATTCCTACGAGCGAAACAGCTCGCCCGACGCCTTAACCCTCGATCCGCCATCGACGTCGCCCCCGATCTACGAATGCCTCTTCATAGACTCAACTCTCCCGGTTTGCGACACGAAATG GATGTTAAGTTCGGAAGAGGATCCGAGAAACAACAGAAATCTATTTAACAAAGACGTTAGACAACGATCGAGGAGAAGCATAGACATCTCCGCGATGGATGTTGTAGTCTATACGTTCGAGGGTTGCTCGCTTACCAG ATTACCGTTCTCGATGCCGTCTTGCGACGGGATTTCTTTGAACAGGATCGTGGATGTACAGAAATTCCGTCCATTCCCGGTGAAGGGGCCGATAGAGCCGCCGTTCATCTTTCCAAAATTCAATTATTCCGAATGGCTGCGCACGATGACGCGACTGAAAAACCATGTATCGTCCACGACGCGAGAT GGCGATCGAGACGCGATTGCCGTGGAGGAATCGATTCAGGGTCGTACGGAGGAGCTTATGAACGCGGCCACGAGGAAGGAGACGATGCCGAACGCGATGGCCGCCAGTATGAACAGCTCGAACGGATTGTCGGCAAATGAACTCATTCCTGGCAATTCCAAACACCCGAAATCCGACGAACGGTTTCAAGGGAAACCCAAGGAGACGTCGAACGGTGGAAGAGCTGGTCCACCAGTGTTTTCTTCCTTTTCGAGCGTTGAAATTCCTTCGTATCTGCAATTCCGCGATCATTTTAGCTCGATAGAATCGGATGGAGCCGAGTCACGTGATCATTCAAAACCCGCTCACCTCTTGGACCAAACTAACGGAGCAGCTCCGGGAATCCCGATAATTCCAAGGAATCGAATTATATACGAGCAATCTCTGGAGGAGAAGGAATCGTCGAACGGTTCTAAGGAATTGTCTCGATTGCTGCCTGGTCCAGGGATTTTTAGAAGACAAAGAGAAATATCGCCCGTATCCGAGGAGACGAGGCCGCGTGGAATTGCTGGCCAATCGATTGCCTGGCAAACCCAGCGCGCTGGAAAGGAATCAAGTTCTAAGTGTAAATTCCACTTCGTCAACCTTGGCAAACATAAAAAGCGATTCAGAGGATTGAAGTGCAATCAACCGGGATTCGTCACCGCTAACACCTTCGAAACAGCAATTCCATCGTTCAAGAAAGAATCTGATTCCCGTAGCAAGATCGATC